The Achromobacter deleyi region GATACGGGGTGGGCGATGTCAGGATGAATAACCTGTCGCCTGGCCCCTGCGCCCGGTAGGCGGGCAGCACCTCGCGCAGCCGCTCGGCCTGCAGGTCCGCCTGCACGATGTAGGCGGGCAGCAGCGCCACGCCCGCCCCGTCGCGGGCGGCCTGCGCCAGGAATGGGAAATACTCGGATTGCAGGCGGGGCGCAAGCTTGGCCTCGTAGGTCTGCCCCTTGCGCTGCAGCCGCAGGGTCACCTGCGGCCTGGGACCGGGCGGGCACAGGAAATCCAGCCGGCCCAGATCGCGGGGATGGGCCGGCGCGCCCGTGCGCTCCAGATAGGCGGGGGATGCGCACAAGCGCCACTTCACCTCGCCCAGTTCGCGCGCCACATAGTCTTGGGGCGGGGTCGAGATGACCCGCAGCGCCACGTCGATCTCGGAAGAAATCAAATCGCTGACGCGGTTGGAGAACAGCACGCGCAGGCTCAGGCTGGGATGCCGCAAGGCGAACTGGACCAGCAGCGGACGCAGCCGGTCCAGTTCGCCCAGTCCCGTGGGCAGGCTCAGCCGCACGTGTCCGGTGGGCTCCGAGCCCAGTTTCTGCAGGGCGTGGCGGGCGGACTCCACTTCGCGCGCCATGCGCGCGCCGTGCTCGTACAGCACGGTTCCCTGCTGCGTGAGTTCCAGGCGGCGCGTGGTGCGCCGGATCAGTTGCGCGCCGAAGGCGCGTTCCAGCTTCTGCAGGTTCCGGCTGACATGCGACCGCGTGACCCCCTGGCGCAGCGCGGCTTCGCTCAGGGTGCCAGCTTCCACAATGGTCACGAACAGCTGGATCAGGTTCAGGTCCAGCGCGGGCAGGGTGGACATGGGCGTTATCTATTGTTGCCTCTGAGGAAACAGAGTTTACCCAGATTGAAGGATTGTCGCGGCATCGGCGCGTTGATATTCTGGACCCAAAACCAGGAGACACACCATGCCAGACAGCATGTTCCGCGCAGACCTGTTCCAGGGGCAGCGCATTCTGATTACCGGCGGAGGCACCGGGTTGGGCTATGCGATGGCCGAACAGTTGGCTTCCTTGGGCGCGGCCGTGCATCTGTGTGGCCGCCGGCTGTCCGTGGTCGAAGAGGCCGCTGCCGCCCTGCGCGCCAGATACGGAGGCCAGGCGCACGCGCATGCGGTCGACATCCGGGACGCCGATGCGGTGGACGCGATGATCGAAGGCATCTGGACCGAACATGGCGGACTGGACGGTCTGATCAACAATGCCGCGGGCAACTTCATCAGCCCCACCGAGAAGCTCTCGGCGCGCGGCTTCAATGCGATCGCCGACACCGTGTTCCGGGGCACTTTCTACACCACCCAGGCGGTGGGCAAGCGCTGGATCGCCTCGGGCCGGCCCGGCGCCGTGGTGTCCATCGTGGTGACCTGGATCTGGACGGGCACGCCTTTCGTGGTGCCATCCGCCATGTCCAAGGCCGGCATCGATGCCATGACCAAGTCCCTGGCGATCGAGTGGGGGCGCCACGGCATCCGCTTCAACGCCATCGCGCCGGGCGTGATACCCACCGAGGGCGCCACGGCGCGCCTGCGGCCGAACGGCGACGGCATGGACGCGCTGGTCAAGCAGAATCCCATGCAGCGCCTGGGCACCGGCCGCGATATCGGCGAACTGGCGGCGTTCCTGCTGGGGCCGGGCAACGACTGGATCAATGGCCAGACGATTGCGCTGGACGGCGGCGACTACCTGGCCAACGGCGCCTACTTCAAGCAGTACTTCGATTGGACGGATGACGACTGGGCCGCGGCGCGCGCGGCGATCGAGGCGCGCACCGCGCAAGACAAGGCGCAGCGCGCTGGGAACCCGGCATGAGCGGGCTGGTCATCGCGGGAGAGTGCCAGCTGGACCGCGCCGGGCTGGCCGCCCGGGGCGAACAGGTGGCGGCGGGCCTGGCGGCCATGGGTGTGCGCGAAGGCGACGTGATCGCGGTGCTGCTGCGCAACGGCATGCCCTATCTTGAAATCATCCAGGCCTGCAAGCGGCTGGGCTGCTATTACTGCCCGATCAACTGGCACTACACCGCGGAAGAGGTGGCGTTCCTGGTGACCGACAGTGGCGCGAAGCTGCTGATCGCCGAAGACGACCTGTGGCGCCAGGTGTGGACGGCGCTGCCGGCCGGCCTGCCGGCGCTGCGGGTGATGGGCGCGGGCGAAACGGCCTTCGAGGCCAACGATTACGACGACTGGCGCGATGCGCAGCCGCGCTATGACGGCCCGCTGGTGGCGCCGCGCGGGCACATGGCCTATACCTCGGGCACGACCGGCCGTCCCAAGGGCGTGGTGCGCCAGCCCTTTCCGGTGGAACGCCTGGCCGAGCACCTGGCGGCGGTGGAGTCCGTGGTGGAGCAGGCCTATGGACTGCGCCCGGGCTGCCGCGCGCTGCTGCCCGCCCCGATCTATCACAGCGCGCCCAGCGTTTTCGCGCAGGTGGCGCTGCGGGTGTGCGACACGCTGGTGCTGACGGCGCGCTTCGATCCGCTGGAAGTGCTGCGGCTGATCGAACAGCACCGTATCGACACCGTCTACCTGGTGCCCATCATGTATGTGCGCCTGCTCAAGCTGGACGCACGCACCCGGGCGTCGTTCGACCTGTCCTCCTTGCGTTTCGTGGCGTCCACCGGCGCCCCGTGCGCGCCTGAGCTCAAGCGCGCCATGATCGACTGGCTGGGGCCGGTGGTGCATGAAACCTACGCCTCCAGCGAAGCGGGCATGGTGACGGCGATCGATTCGCGCGAAGCCCTGGCGCGGCCGGGCAGCGCGGGACGGCCCATCGGGCCGGCGCAGGTCCGCATCTATGCCGACGACGGCTCCGTCTGCCCGCCGGGCCAGGTCGGACGCATCTATGTGCGCCAGCCCGCGTATGCCGATTTCACCTACCGCAACCATCCCGAGGCCCGCAAGGCAGTGGAGCGCGACGGCCTGATCGGCCTGGGCGACCTGGGGTATCTGGACGAGGACGGCTACCTCTTCGTGTGCGACCGGGAGTCGGACATGGTGATCTCCGGCGGCGTGAACATCTATCCCGCTGAAATCGAGCACCACCTGATGCAATACCCCGGCGTTGCCGATTGCGCCGTCTTCGGCGTGCCCGACGCGGAGTTCGGCGAGCGTTTGCTGGGCCTGATCCAGCCCGCGCCGGATGCCGGGCTGGACCCGGCGCAGGCGATGCAATGGTTGTCCGCCAGGATCGCCCGCTACAAGGTCCCGCGCGAGCTGTTGCTGCGCGAGGCCTTGCCGCGCGATGACAACGGCAAGATCGCCAAGCGGCGGCTGCGCGCGGAATTCTGGGAGGGCCACAAGCGCAAGGTATAGCGCCCCAGGCCGCATTTTTCAAAAGACGAGCAGCATCCACTACAAGAGTCGCTCAAGACTCGGGAGACAAGCATGTTGAAAATGAATCGCTGGTTCGGCCGCGCGGCGGCCGCGATGCTGGTGTGCGCCGCGGGCGCTCCACAAGCCCTGGCGGCGTTTCCGGAACGGCCGGTCAAGCTGGTGGTGCCCTACACGCCGGGCGGCGCCGCGGACCAGCTGTCCAGGGTGCTGGCCGAGCGCCTGTCGCGTGAGCTTGCGCAACCTGTCGTGGTGGAGAACAAGCCGGGCGCCAACACCATGATCGCCGCCACCCAGGTGGCCCGCGCCCAGCCCGACGGCTATACGCTGTTCCTGGCCAGCAACGCCAGCATGGTGCTCAACCCCATGCTTTACCAGAAGATCTCGTACGACGCCGCGCGCGATTTCCGCGTGCTGTCGGTGGTGGCCGAATTGCCGCTGGTGGTCGTGGCGAACAACGAAGTGCCCGCCGCCACGCTGGCGCAGTTCGTGGCCTATGCGAAAACCCGGCCCGGCAAGCTGAACTATGCCTCAGTCGGCATCGGGAACCCCTTGCAGCTGGCCACCGAACTCTTGAAGTCGCGTACGGGCATCGACGTCGCGCATATCCCCTTCAATGGCAGCGCGCCCGCGCTGAGCTCGCTGATGGCCAATGACACGCAGCTCATGGTCGATGTCATTTCCACGTCCTTGCCGCTGGTGAAGGAAAACAAGATCAAGGCCCTGGCCGTGACGACCTCCGATCGCCTGCCCGTGCTGCCCGATGTGCCCACCGTGGCCGAAAGCGGCTTTCCGGGATTTCGCGCCGCGACCTGGTTCGGTATCGCCGTGCCGCAGGCCACGCCGGACGCCGAGGCGCGCACGCT contains the following coding sequences:
- a CDS encoding LysR family transcriptional regulator, producing the protein MSTLPALDLNLIQLFVTIVEAGTLSEAALRQGVTRSHVSRNLQKLERAFGAQLIRRTTRRLELTQQGTVLYEHGARMAREVESARHALQKLGSEPTGHVRLSLPTGLGELDRLRPLLVQFALRHPSLSLRVLFSNRVSDLISSEIDVALRVISTPPQDYVARELGEVKWRLCASPAYLERTGAPAHPRDLGRLDFLCPPGPRPQVTLRLQRKGQTYEAKLAPRLQSEYFPFLAQAARDGAGVALLPAYIVQADLQAERLREVLPAYRAQGPGDRLFILTSPTPYPSTAQRALVDFLKSELEPLLRDFLA
- a CDS encoding SDR family oxidoreductase, with product MFRADLFQGQRILITGGGTGLGYAMAEQLASLGAAVHLCGRRLSVVEEAAAALRARYGGQAHAHAVDIRDADAVDAMIEGIWTEHGGLDGLINNAAGNFISPTEKLSARGFNAIADTVFRGTFYTTQAVGKRWIASGRPGAVVSIVVTWIWTGTPFVVPSAMSKAGIDAMTKSLAIEWGRHGIRFNAIAPGVIPTEGATARLRPNGDGMDALVKQNPMQRLGTGRDIGELAAFLLGPGNDWINGQTIALDGGDYLANGAYFKQYFDWTDDDWAAARAAIEARTAQDKAQRAGNPA
- a CDS encoding AMP-binding protein, producing MSGLVIAGECQLDRAGLAARGEQVAAGLAAMGVREGDVIAVLLRNGMPYLEIIQACKRLGCYYCPINWHYTAEEVAFLVTDSGAKLLIAEDDLWRQVWTALPAGLPALRVMGAGETAFEANDYDDWRDAQPRYDGPLVAPRGHMAYTSGTTGRPKGVVRQPFPVERLAEHLAAVESVVEQAYGLRPGCRALLPAPIYHSAPSVFAQVALRVCDTLVLTARFDPLEVLRLIEQHRIDTVYLVPIMYVRLLKLDARTRASFDLSSLRFVASTGAPCAPELKRAMIDWLGPVVHETYASSEAGMVTAIDSREALARPGSAGRPIGPAQVRIYADDGSVCPPGQVGRIYVRQPAYADFTYRNHPEARKAVERDGLIGLGDLGYLDEDGYLFVCDRESDMVISGGVNIYPAEIEHHLMQYPGVADCAVFGVPDAEFGERLLGLIQPAPDAGLDPAQAMQWLSARIARYKVPRELLLREALPRDDNGKIAKRRLRAEFWEGHKRKV
- a CDS encoding Bug family tripartite tricarboxylate transporter substrate binding protein, which produces MLKMNRWFGRAAAAMLVCAAGAPQALAAFPERPVKLVVPYTPGGAADQLSRVLAERLSRELAQPVVVENKPGANTMIAATQVARAQPDGYTLFLASNASMVLNPMLYQKISYDAARDFRVLSVVAELPLVVVANNEVPAATLAQFVAYAKTRPGKLNYASVGIGNPLQLATELLKSRTGIDVAHIPFNGSAPALSSLMANDTQLMVDVISTSLPLVKENKIKALAVTTSDRLPVLPDVPTVAESGFPGFRAATWFGIAVPQATPDAEARTLQDAVAKVLAQPDFRERFQTLGLVIQAPRDQAQTDSYVAEDRERWGAVIRANHIKLD